GCGGCGGAGTTGGGACCGCTCGAGTCCGAGGTGTGCCGCATGGCGATCGTGATCTGGTTCGGTGTCACACCGTTGTAGGTGGCCCCGCCGTTGTTGCCCGTGAACTGTCCCACGCAGGGCGCCGCGTACTGCGAGAAGGGCAGCTGCCGCACACCCGGCTTGCACGGGAAGCCACCCCGGGTCGTGCCGGCACCCGCCTGCGCGGTGCCGACGCCGGCTGCTGTGCTGGGGCCGTTCGCGGCGATGGCGCCTGACCCGGTGCCGCCCGAGCCTCCCGCTGCCGCGCCGGGCCCGCCCGTGGTGACCCCACCGGCTCCGGCCGTGCTCCCGGCCTGGAACTGCGAGGGGTTGCCGTACTGGTTGGAGCCTCCCGCAGCCAGGCCGTTGCCGAGCCCCCCGCCTGCGACCGTCGGGAAGAGGGACAGCGCGAGGGCGCCGAGGGCGCCGCAGACGTACAGCAGCGCATAGCGGCGTATGTGGTACGCCAGCCTCAGGGCGCTGCGACCGAACGGGTCCGTTACCTGGCCCAGCGACTCGTCCTGTTGTCTAACCGTTCTTACCGTGGTGCGCACGACCCGGTCCTACGCGCCAGCTGTATGCCCCCGTTCCCCAACACACCTACTCCCCAGTCTTCTTGGCCCCCCAGAGCGCCGACCTCACGTGTGGCGGCGAAATCGCGTTGTCAGTCAATTCGTGATCTATGCGACTGCCACCTCCGCATGGCCTACGGGGCGCCTGCCGCCGTAGAGGAGCTCGGCCAAATTGCCTCGATAGAAGCGTTCCCGGTCGGCCTCGCTCGAAGCGCCGAGCTCCGCTTCGAACTTGGCCAGAGGATCCTTGCCCCCCTCGGGATGGGGGTAGTCGGTCGAGAACATGAACAGCTCGGGCCCGGCCTGCTCGATCATCCATCCCACCGGCTCGCCGGCGAAAGGCGTGAACTTGAGGTGTCGGCGAACATACTCCGAGGGTGTGAGCTCGAGGTTGCGAAGTGGTTCCTCGGTACGGCGAAATGCGCGCTGGCCATACTCCAGGTGGCGCATCCAGGAGACGACCCAGCCGGCGCCCTGCTCGATGCACCCTCCCCTCAGCTTCGGGAAGCGATCGAAGAGCCCATCGAAGATGAGTGCGCCGAGGAACAGCTCGGGTGAGTGGTGGATGGCGAGGAAGTCCTTCGAGCGGATGTTCTCGCCACCACCGAGGTGATCTGTGACCGGCATCTCGTTGTTGTGGAAGGCCGGGTCGAGCAGTCGACCTCCGCCGCCGACGTGCAGCACGAAGGGGACGTTCCCCTCGCTCAAGACCTCCCAGAACTGGTCGAGATCCGGGTGCGTTGGTGCGAGCGAGCCGGCGGCGGTCGACGGCACCATCACCGCAGCGCAGCCCGCTTCGATCGCCTCGACCGTCAGCGCCGTGGCCCGGGCCGGGTCGACGAGCGGCACGAAGGCGACCGGGAGCAGGCGGGGATCGCCAGAGCAGAAGTTGGCCATGGCCCGGTTCTGCGCCGCGCTGCCCGCGTACAGCCGGTCGACGTCGCGTCCAGTGAACATTGCGGTAGCGAAGGTGGCGAACACCAACTGGGCGTCGAAGCCGAGCAGGTCCAGGACACGGCTCCGCTCCTTTGGATCGAAGCCGCCCATGGCGTGCCAGCCCTTGTCCGATAGCAGCCTCTCCTCGGCCAGGGCCGCCTTCGCGGGGTCCGATCGGCGCTCCTCGGCGGTGGCGACAGCGTTCTCGAGCACTGGCGCCAGCGCGTCCATCCCACGACGACGGAGCCGGTCCCGCTGGTCGGCGTCGATGAAGCCGTCGAGGAAATCGGCCAGCTCCATGACGTGACTGTCAGCGTCGAGGATGGTCCGCTCGCCGGCGTACGTCATGCCGTCTCCCTTGGGTCCCAACTCGCAGTGACGCCCTGTCACCGATGTCGGTGACAGAATGACACCTCCACTCGCGCTCGCGCAAGCCGGGTGGGAAATCGGTGACACAATGACACCGTGAGCCCAGGGAGCCCCCAGCCGAGCATGAGGCGCGGTAGACGGCCGACCACATCCTCAGCGCCCGAACCACTCGAACCAGCGCGGCTCAGCCGAGCCGAACGGCGAGACGCCCTGCTCGACGTCACGGCCGAGCTCATGGAGTCAGTGGAAATCGACGCGGTCACTATGGACGCCGTGGCCGAGCGCTCCGGGGTGAGCCGGCCGCTCGTGTACAAGCACTTCGCCAACCGCGGCGAGATGCTGGGCGCGCTCTACCAGCGAGAGGCGGCGCACGTCCATGCCGAGATGTCCGCCCAGGTCACGGCGGCCGACACGCTCGAAGACATGTTCCGGGCTCTCATTCGCGGTGCTCTCCAAGCGCGCGCCAACCGCGCCCCCGCCCTGACTGTGCTCCGGGCCGCTGGCGTGCGCAGCCGTGAGCTGCGCGACGAGCAACGCCGGCGAGATCGGACGACGCTGCGGTTCTTCGCGACTCGCGCCGTCCGCGAGCTCCAGCTGGACGAGCGAACTGCCAAGGCTGGCGTCGCCATCCTGTTGGGTGCCGTCGAGGCGGTGCTCGCCCAATGGCGGGTGCGGCCGACGCGTGAGCATGCGGCCCTGCTGGAGGACACCTACGTGGCGCTGGTCATGGGCGGGCTCGACGAGCTGGCCCGGCGTTAGCCAGTGGCTGCGGTGTTAGGGTGACCGCTCATCTTCTGAGGCGACGATGCGAACGCGCTGCGACTTCGGAGGCCAGATCCAGAGCGGCCAGGCGCTGGTCGGGACCCCGAGAGGTGCGCTGACAGACAGGGAGGTGACGGTCCGCCGATGAGCGATCGAACGCTGCGGGGCCTGACGGCGATCGTGGGTGTCGCCGACGACGTGTCGCCGACAGGAGAGCTCGAGCGGCACGGCCGGCGCCTCGAGGCGGCCATGGTCAGCGAGGCCCTGGCCGACGCCGGGCTCACCCTCGCCGACGTCGACGGGATCTGCTACGCAGGCATGGCGACTGGCCTGGCCGAGTACCTCGGCGTCCACCCTCGTTATGTCGACGGGACGATGGTGGGCGGCTCGAGCTACGAGTTGCACCTGGAGCACGCGGCAGCTGCGATCGCCGCCGGGCTGTGCGAGGTGGTCGTCAGCGTCTATGCCGCAACGCCACGGAGCGACCGGCGGCGTGGCGCCGGCGGGCAGCGGGGTGGTCCGGCGTTCGGCGGACCGAACCCGATGGCCGAGTGGGAGATGCCCTACGGGCTCGCCATGCCGATGGGTGCGTACGCGCTCGCCGCTAGCAGGCACATGGCCTGCTACGGCACCACCTCGGAGCAACTGGCCCAGATCGCCGTCGACACCCGGCGGTGGGCGGCGATGAATCCCCGCGCCCGCTTCAGGGATCCGATCACGATCGCCGACGTGCTTGCCTCGCCGATGCAGGCCTCCCCGTTGCACCTGTTGGACTGCTGTCTTGTCACCGATGGTGCGGGTGCATTCGTCGTGACATCGGCCGAGCGAGCCGGAGACCTGGCCAAGCCTCCGATCTACGTGCTCGGTGCGGCAACCGGCAGCGACCACCAGATGATCTCCCAGATGCCGGACCTCACCACGACGGCAGGCGCCCGTTCGGGCCCTGCCGCCTTCGCGATGGCGGGGATCAAGCCCGACGAGGTCGACCTCCTGATGGCCTACGACTCGTTCACGATCACCGCACTTCTGCACCTCGAGGACCTCGGGTTCTGTCCCAAGGGTGAGGGCGGCGCGTTCGCCGAGGACGGCAAGCTCGGACCGGGCGGTTCGTTGCCCACGAACACCAATGGCGGCGGCCTCTCGTACACACACCCCGGTCAGTACGGGATGTTCCTCCTCGTGGAGGCGGTCCGGCAGCTGCGGGGCGAATGCGGGTCGCGCCAGGTCATCGACCCCCAGATCGGCGTGGCCCACGGCTCGGGCGGGGTGCTCTCGACCATGGGCACGATCGTGCTCGGGACGGGTTCGACGAGATGACGAAGTTCTTCGAGCCGCCGATATCGGACAGCGCCATCCAGTTTTGGGACTCGACCCGCGAACGTCGACTGGTGCTCCCTTGGTGCGCGGCGTGCGAGCACCCCTTCTGGTATCCGCGAGAGGTCTGCCCCCGTTGCCTCGGCGGGCCCGTCGAGTGGCGTGAGGCTTCGGGCAGCGGCGAGGTCCACGCAGTGAGCGTGCAGCACCGGCCGGGTCCGATGCGTGATCCGGCTGCGGGTCCGTACGCCGTCGCCCTGGTCGATCTGGCCGAGGGGGTGCGGATCATGACGAACATCGTCGGCTGCGAGCCCGACGCGGCGACGGTGGGGATGGCTGTGCGGGTGACTTGGGAGCCGCTTGCCGACGGCCGCCACCTCGCCCAGTTCGAGCCCGCTTGACGCGAGAGAAGAAGGAAGGGGCAGAGGTGAGCGAGATCTGCCGGGGACGGGTCGCCGTCGTCACAGGCGCGGGTCGTGGCGTCGGTCGGGGGCACGCCCTCGAGCTCGCCCGCCAGGGCGCCAGCGTCGTCGTGAACGACCTGGGCGGCTCGATCGACGGGACCGGTGCCGACGCCGGGCCGGCGAAGGCCGTCGTGGACGAGATCCGGGGACGGGGCGGGGAGGCGGTGGCCAACACCGACGACGTCGCCGAATGGGAGGGTGCACGACGCCTCGTCGAGACGGCCACCGGCGCCTTCGGCAAGCTCGACATCCTCGTCAACAACGCCGGCATCCTACGGGACCGGATGCTCTTCAACATGACCGAGGAGGAGTGGGACGCGGTCGTTCGTGTCCACTTGAAGGGCACGTTCGCCCCGACACGCTGGGCCGCGTCCTACTGGCGGGACGAGCACAAGGCCGGGCGTCTCCCCGACGCCCGGGTGATCAACACGTCATCGACCTCCGGGCTGTTCGCCAACCCCGGCCAGAGCAACTACGGGGCGGCGAAGTCCGGGATCGCCACCTTCTCGATCATCGCCTCCAAGGAGTTGGGCCGCTACGGCGTCACCGTCAACGCCATCGCCCCCGGAGCCCGCACCCGCATGACCGAGGACCTGGGCGGCAGAGCAGCGCCTCCGGCGGGGGAATGGGACGATCGAGCTCCTGAGAACGTGGCCCCGCTCGTCGCCTGGCTGGCGAGTCCTTCCTCGCGCCACGTCACCGGCCAGGTGTTCCTCGTCGGGGGTGGCCGCGTCGGTGTCGCGAGGGGGTGGGAACGGGGTCCGGGAGCCGATCACGGCGCCCGGTGGGAGCCGGCCGACCTGGACGACGTCGTCCCCGGCCTGCTGGCTGAGACAGAGACCTGAGCGATGGGCGCGCTGGATGGAAGGGTCGCGTTGGTCACAGGGGCCAGCCGGGGGATCGGTGAGGCCATCGCCCGGCGGTTCGCGGGCGAGGGCGCGGCCGTTGGCGTCTCGGCCCGGACCGTGGTCGAAGGGGACCATCCGCTGCCGGGCAGCCTGGAAAGCACGGTTCGATCGATCATCGAGTCTGGTGGGGCCGCCTTCGCGGTGGCCGCCGATCTCGCCAACGAGGAGGACCGGCGATCGCTCGTCGCCACGGTCGAGCACAAGCTGGGACCGGTCGACGTGCTCGTCAACAACGCCGCCGTCACCTACTTCGAGCCGGTGCAGGACTTCGACGGACGGCACTACCGGCTGATGTTCGAGGTGCAGGTCCGGGCTCCGTTCGAGCTCGCCCAGCTGGTGATGCCCGGGATGCGCGCCCGTCGCCGCGGTTGGATCCTCAACATCTCGTCGGGCGCCGCTCGCCATCCCCAGGGCCCGCCCTACCGGCGAGGAGTGCGCGGTGGTGCCGTGTACGGGATGTGCAAGGCGGCGTTGGAGCGGTTCACGACGGGTCTGGCCGCCGAGGCCTACGATGACGGGGTCGCCGTCAACGTCCTGTCACCCTCGGGACTGGTGGCGACGCCCGGAGTTGTCCACCACGGCCTCGACCGGGCCATGCCGCCGGACGCCTTGGAGCCCGTCGAGGCGATGACCGAGGCGGCGCTCGTGCTGTGCACGGGTGATCCGGCGACGATGACGGGGCGAGTCGTGTACGCCAAGCCCCTGCTGGCGGAGCTCGGCGGGCGGCCCAGCTAGCGCGCTAGACCACCGGCACCGGGCGGCCCGCCTTGAAGGCCGCGATCACCTGGCCGAACGCCTCCAGAGAACCGGGAGTGGCCACGTCGGGAAGGGAGACGATCGCCGTCTGGACGCCGGCTTCCGCGAGGTCCCGATAACGCCCGACGTGCTCCTCGACGGTGCCGGCGCCGAGCCGGTGCCCGACCTCCTCCGGCGTCGCCGAACGGGGCCGGTGCCGGTCCAGCGCGGCCCGCAGCTCACGGCGGGTGGGCGCCACGAGGGCCGTGGACAGATGGGTGACGCCCACCTCCGTCGGATCCCGGCCCAGCCGGTGGCAGTGGTCGGCGAGCACGGAGATCTTGTGGCGGACCGTGGCGGGATCGCCCGTCAGGTTGCAGGCGTCGGCATACGTGGCCGCCAGCCGCAAGGTCGTCCGTTCGCCGGACCCGCCGACGAGGATGGGCACATGCTGCTGGAGGGGCCTCGGGTAACACAGCGCCTCGGTCATGCTGACGACCTTGCCGTCGAACGGCGGTGAGCCCGGACCCCACATGAGGGGCAGGAGCTGCAG
This Acidimicrobiales bacterium DNA region includes the following protein-coding sequences:
- a CDS encoding amidohydrolase family protein, coding for MTYAGERTILDADSHVMELADFLDGFIDADQRDRLRRRGMDALAPVLENAVATAEERRSDPAKAALAEERLLSDKGWHAMGGFDPKERSRVLDLLGFDAQLVFATFATAMFTGRDVDRLYAGSAAQNRAMANFCSGDPRLLPVAFVPLVDPARATALTVEAIEAGCAAVMVPSTAAGSLAPTHPDLDQFWEVLSEGNVPFVLHVGGGGRLLDPAFHNNEMPVTDHLGGGENIRSKDFLAIHHSPELFLGALIFDGLFDRFPKLRGGCIEQGAGWVVSWMRHLEYGQRAFRRTEEPLRNLELTPSEYVRRHLKFTPFAGEPVGWMIEQAGPELFMFSTDYPHPEGGKDPLAKFEAELGASSEADRERFYRGNLAELLYGGRRPVGHAEVAVA
- a CDS encoding helix-turn-helix domain-containing protein, yielding MRRGRRPTTSSAPEPLEPARLSRAERRDALLDVTAELMESVEIDAVTMDAVAERSGVSRPLVYKHFANRGEMLGALYQREAAHVHAEMSAQVTAADTLEDMFRALIRGALQARANRAPALTVLRAAGVRSRELRDEQRRRDRTTLRFFATRAVRELQLDERTAKAGVAILLGAVEAVLAQWRVRPTREHAALLEDTYVALVMGGLDELARR
- a CDS encoding acetyl-CoA acetyltransferase translates to MSDRTLRGLTAIVGVADDVSPTGELERHGRRLEAAMVSEALADAGLTLADVDGICYAGMATGLAEYLGVHPRYVDGTMVGGSSYELHLEHAAAAIAAGLCEVVVSVYAATPRSDRRRGAGGQRGGPAFGGPNPMAEWEMPYGLAMPMGAYALAASRHMACYGTTSEQLAQIAVDTRRWAAMNPRARFRDPITIADVLASPMQASPLHLLDCCLVTDGAGAFVVTSAERAGDLAKPPIYVLGAATGSDHQMISQMPDLTTTAGARSGPAAFAMAGIKPDEVDLLMAYDSFTITALLHLEDLGFCPKGEGGAFAEDGKLGPGGSLPTNTNGGGLSYTHPGQYGMFLLVEAVRQLRGECGSRQVIDPQIGVAHGSGGVLSTMGTIVLGTGSTR
- a CDS encoding OB-fold domain-containing protein — its product is MTKFFEPPISDSAIQFWDSTRERRLVLPWCAACEHPFWYPREVCPRCLGGPVEWREASGSGEVHAVSVQHRPGPMRDPAAGPYAVALVDLAEGVRIMTNIVGCEPDAATVGMAVRVTWEPLADGRHLAQFEPA
- a CDS encoding SDR family oxidoreductase, coding for MSEICRGRVAVVTGAGRGVGRGHALELARQGASVVVNDLGGSIDGTGADAGPAKAVVDEIRGRGGEAVANTDDVAEWEGARRLVETATGAFGKLDILVNNAGILRDRMLFNMTEEEWDAVVRVHLKGTFAPTRWAASYWRDEHKAGRLPDARVINTSSTSGLFANPGQSNYGAAKSGIATFSIIASKELGRYGVTVNAIAPGARTRMTEDLGGRAAPPAGEWDDRAPENVAPLVAWLASPSSRHVTGQVFLVGGGRVGVARGWERGPGADHGARWEPADLDDVVPGLLAETET
- a CDS encoding SDR family NAD(P)-dependent oxidoreductase, which codes for MGALDGRVALVTGASRGIGEAIARRFAGEGAAVGVSARTVVEGDHPLPGSLESTVRSIIESGGAAFAVAADLANEEDRRSLVATVEHKLGPVDVLVNNAAVTYFEPVQDFDGRHYRLMFEVQVRAPFELAQLVMPGMRARRRGWILNISSGAARHPQGPPYRRGVRGGAVYGMCKAALERFTTGLAAEAYDDGVAVNVLSPSGLVATPGVVHHGLDRAMPPDALEPVEAMTEAALVLCTGDPATMTGRVVYAKPLLAELGGRPS